The following coding sequences are from one Capsicum annuum cultivar UCD-10X-F1 chromosome 3, UCD10Xv1.1, whole genome shotgun sequence window:
- the LOC107866228 gene encoding probable aquaporin TIP5-1 produces MKSTFMASLASRLQHSVTPNALRSYFAEFLSTFFFVFAAAGAAMSTRKMMPDATSDPSSLVAVAVANAFALSVAVYISANISGGHVNPAVTFGMAIGGHISIPMSIFYWISQIFGSVVACLLLKFTNQQVPTHGIPQEMTGFGAAVLEGVMTFGLVYTVYAAADPRRCVHAAIGPLAIGLMLGANVMATWPFTGGSMNPAYSFGSAVVKGSFKNQAVYWIGPFIGAAIAGLVYDNVVFPAQVTESLRGIGGGIVAV; encoded by the exons ATGAAATCAACATTCATGGCGTCCCTTGCTTCCCGCTTGCAACACTCTGTCACTCCCAATGCTCTCAGATCCTATTTCGCTGAGTTTCTCTCCACTTTCTTTTTCGTCTTTGCCGCTGCCGGCGCTGCCATGTCCACCA GGAAAATGATGCCTGATGCGACATCAGATCCATCTAGCCTAGTGGCAGTTGCAGTTGCAAACGCATTTGCGTTGTCCGTGGCAGTTTATATATCAGCCAATATCTCTGGTGGACATGTAAATCCCGCGGTCACGTTTGGAATGGCTATAGGAGGCCATATAAGTATTCCCATGTCTATATTCTACTGGATTTCTCAAATTTTTGGTTCTGTCGTGGCTTGCCTTCTTCTAAAATTCACTAACCAG CAAGTTCCAACACATGGAATTCCTCAAGAGATGACTGGTTTTGGAGCAGCAGTACTCGAAGGTGTGATGACATTTGGTCTAGTGTACACAGTTTATGCAGCTGCTGATCCTAGGAGGTGTGTCCACGCAGCAATTGGGCCATTGGCAATTGGCCTCATGTTGGGAGCGAATGTCATGGCTACGTGGCCATTTACTGGGGGATCTATGAACCCTGCTTACTCATTTGGCTCTGCTGTTGTCAAAGGGAGTTTCAAGAATCAAGCAGTGTACTGGATTGGACCCTTCATCGGTGCAGCCATAGCAGGACTTGTGTATGATAATGTGGTCTTCCCTGCACAAGTGACCGAGTCTTTGAGGGGAATAGGTGGTGGGATTGTTGCTGTTTAA